In the Colletotrichum higginsianum IMI 349063 chromosome 7 map unlocalized unitig_7, whole genome shotgun sequence genome, one interval contains:
- a CDS encoding Assembly factor cbp-4 produces MAKKATNWKLWGKMMLGGGAFCIGGPAFTMWVTPTEEELFKRYNPELQARSLANREKTQAEFDHFVTKLKEYSKSDRPIWTVRDEDIERQRVARIQEQKRKEAELKAQQAAMRRESGISDDLD; encoded by the exons ATGGCAAAGAAGGCTACGAATTGGAAGTTGTGGGGGAAGATGATGCTCGG CGGAGGCGCATTCTGCATCGGCGGTCCGGCCTTCACCATGTGGGTGACACCaacggaggaggagctttTCAAGAGATACAACCCCGAGCTGCAGGCAAGGAGTCTGGCGAACCGCGAGAAGACGCAAGCCGAGTTTGACCACTTTGTCACCAAGTTGAAGGAGTACTCCAAGTCAGACAGACCGA TCTGGACGGTACGAGACGAGGACATTGAGAGACAAAGGGTGGCACGGATCCAAGAGCAAAAGAGAAAGGAAGCTGAGCTGAAGGCGCAGCAAGCGGCGATGAGGAGAGAGTCGGGAATATCTGATGATCTGGACTGA
- a CDS encoding Nascent polypeptide-associated complex subunit beta — MKRAPARSAADDKKLQAALKKLNVQPIQAIEEVNMFKSDGNVIHFAAPKVHAAVPANTFAIYGNGEDKELTELVPGILNQLGPDSLASLRKLAESYQNMQKEGKDGEEDDIPDLVEGENFESKVE; from the exons ATGAAGCGTGCGCCCGCGCGCTCCGCtgccgacgacaagaagctcCAGGCCGCCCTGAAGAAGCTCAACGTCCAGCCCATccaggccatcgaggaggTCAACATGTTCAAGTCCGACGGCAACGTCATCCACTTCGCTGCTCCCAAGG TTCACGCCGCTGTCCCCGCCAACACCTTCGCCATCTACGGCAACGGTGAGGACAAGGAGCTCACTGAGCTCGTCCCTGGCATTCTCAACCAGCTCGGCCCCGACTCCCTCGCCTCTCTCCGCAAGCTCGCCGAGAGCTACCAGAACATGCagaaggagggcaaggacggtgaggaggacgacatccccgacctcgtcgagggtgaGAACTTCGAGAGCAAGGTCGAGTAA
- a CDS encoding Adenosine-deaminase — translation MTGWLRATRPLTDRLRLQMATDPEQVAALVLRQFQRLPAKRRPQVRDNGLHEWVPLSGIVAERDGVLTCLSLATGMKCLPSSKLPLAKGNALHDWHAEILAIRAFNRYLLDECNSHLQGAASDFIRKREPSEISTDSPQPFAIKDDVKLHMYCSEAPCGDASMELTMAAQDDASPWQVPDSAFASVPGAADAESLPGRAYFSQLGVVRRKPARGDAPPTTSKSCSDKLALKQCTSLLSSLASLLVHPGNAYLATLVLPESQHSAAACERSFSESGRLRALAGAQWHGGYGFFPFRVRTTAREFEFSRRSVGTRAGAERIAASNLAAAWTASGVDEGTMGGVLQGRKAFDVRGASLVSRRRMWELAAALTGRLKGHGAELLRRAVDVETYAQVKGGKLLADRREAKRIAREESLAGWVVNVGDDDFSRL, via the exons ATGACCGGCTGGCTGAGGGCGACGAGACCTCTCACTGACAGACTACGGCTTCAAATGGCGACGGACCCCGAACAAGTTGCCGCCTTGGTCCTGCGGCAGTTCCAGAGGCTCCCGGCGAAGCGCAGGCCCCAAGTCAGGGACAATGGACTACACGAATGGGTTCCCTTgagcggcatcgtcgccgagagGGACGGTGTTTTGACGTGTCTTTCACTTGC GACGGGAATGAAGTGCCTCCCCTCAAGTAAACTCCCACTAGCGAAAGGCAACGCTTTGCACGACTGGCATGCCGAGATCCTCGCCATCCGCGCTTTCAACCGCTATCTCTTGGACGAGTGCAACAGCCACCTTCAAGGCGCCGCCTCGGACTTCATCAGGAAGCGTGAACCATCAGAGATATCCACCGACTCGCCCCAGCCGTTCGCTATCAAGGACGACGTTAAGCTGCACATGTACTGCTCTGAAGCCCCCTGCGGCGATGCGAGCATGGAACTCACCATGGCGGCGCAGGACGATGCCTCGCCGTGGCAAGTCCCGGACTCCGCTTTCGCGTCCGTTCCAggggccgccgacgccgaatCCCTTCCCGGGCGCGCTTACTTCTcccagctcggcgtcgtccgtCGCAAGCCGGCCCGCGGCGACGCGCCCCCGACGACATCCAAGTCCTGCTCCGACAAGCTTGCCCTAAAGCAGTGCACGTCTCTACTCTCCTCGCTCGCCTCGCTGCTCGTCCACCCGGGCAACGCCTATCTCGCGACCCTCGTGCTGCCGGAGTCGCAGCACTCCGCCGCGGCGTGTGAACGGTCCTTCTCGGAGTCGGGGCGGCTGCGCGCGTTAGCGGGCGCGCAATGGCACGGCGGTTAcggcttcttccccttccgggtgcggacgacggcgagggagtTTGAGTTTTCCCGGAGGAGCGTCGGGACGAGGGCCGGGGCTGAGAGGATCGCGGCGAGCAacctggcggcggcgtggaccgcgagcggcgtcgacgaggggaCGATGGGGGGTGTGTTGCAGGGGCGCAAGGCCTTTGACGTCCGGGGCGCGAGCCTGGTGTCCAGGAGGAGGATGTGGGAGCTCGCGGCAGCGCTTACCGGAAGGTTGAAAGGGCACGGGGCGGAGTTGCTACGGCGCGCCGTCGATGTTGAGACGTATGCGCAGGTGAAGGGAGGCAAGCTCCTGGCAGATAGACGCGAGGCGAAGAGGATCGCCAGGGAAGAGAGTCTGGCGGGATGGGTTGTGAATGTCGGAGACGACGACTTCTCGCGTTTGTGA
- a CDS encoding Ribosomal protein L24e, whose product MRTYDDTFSGQRIYPGKGKLYVRGDSKIFRFQNGKSESLFLQRKNPRRIAWTVLYRRQHRKGISEEVAKKRTRRTVKAQRAIVGASLDVIKEKRNLRPEARSAARAAAIKESKDKKTAAAAAKKAEKAKNAAAGGKKAPIASKQGSKGAAPKVQARTR is encoded by the exons ATGCGCACGTACGACGACACGTTCTCGGGCCAGAGAATCTACCCTGGCAAG GGTAAGCTCTACGTCCGTGGTGACAGCAAGATCTTCCGTTTCCAGAACGGAAAGTCCGAgtccctcttcctccagcGCAAGAACCCCCGCCGCATTGCCTGGACCGTCCTGTACCGTCGCCAGCACCGCAAGGGTATCTCTGAG GAGGTCGCCAAGAAGCGCACCCGCCGCACCGTCAAGGCCCAGCGTGCCATCGTTGGTGCCTCGCTCGACGTGATCAAGGAGAAGCGCAACCTCCGCCCCGAGGCCcgctccgccgcccgcgccgccgccattaAGGAGtccaaggacaagaagactgccgccgccgctgccaagaaggccgagaaggccaagaacgctgccgccggtggCAAGAAGGCCCCCATCGCCAGCAAGCAGGGCTCCAAGGGCGCCGCCCCCAAGGTCCAGGCCCGCACCCGTTAA
- a CDS encoding Redoxin, which produces MSGLKVGEQFPENVAFQYIPYQEETADFKVCGIPIKYDTAKEFKDKKVVIVSIPGAFTPTCSASHLPGYIEHKDELKAKGVDQVIFLAYNDPFVMSGWGKANNIKDDFIVFASDPNAAFSTSIGWNHGERTARYAIVVDHGKVVYAEKETELQGLEVSGAEPVLKAL; this is translated from the exons ATGTCTGGTCTCAAGGTCGGCGAGCAGTTCCCCGAGAACGTTGCTTTCCAGTACATCCCCTACcaggaggagacggccgaCTTCAAGGTCTGCGGTATCCCCATCAAGTACGACACCGCGAAGG AGttcaaggacaagaaggtcGTTATCGTCTCCATCCCCGGCGCCTTCACGCCCACCTGCTCTGCGTCCCACCTGCCCGGCTACATTGAGCACAAGGACGagctcaaggccaagggcgtcgaCCAGGTCATTTTCCTCGCCTACAACGACCCCTTCGTCATGTCTGGCTGGGGCAAGGCCAACAACATCAAGGACGACTTCATT GTCTTCGCCTCCGACCCCAACGCTGCCTTCTCCACCTCCATTGGCTGGAACCACGGCGAGCGCACCGCCCGCtacgccatcgtcgtcgaccacGGCAAGGTTGTCtacgccgagaaggagaccgagctccagggcctcgaggtctCTGGCGCCGAGCCCGTCCTCAAGGCTCTGTAA
- a CDS encoding Duf1348 domain containing protein: MSSQEEPRPPFPPFTEATAKAKVKAAQDAWNTKRVKLAYTTDSIWRNRDTFLKGRDNIEQWLTTKWKRENGYRLRKELFAFTDNKVRTWFFMPKLLAIAARLEARLIVDQIAVQFWYEWHDESGQWWRTYGLEDWTFAENGLMGKRQMSGNDVKIEETQRWFRDGVDVNEVVISEEHW; encoded by the exons ATGAGTAGCCAAGAAGAACCCAGGCCACCGTTCCCGCCCTTCACCGAAGCAACGGCGAAAGCCAAGGTGAAGGCGGCGCAAGATGCGTGGAACACCAAGCGG GTGAAGTTGGCGTACACTACCGATTCTATCTGGCGCAACAGGGACACATTCCTCAAAGGCCGAGATAATATCGAGCAGTGGCTGACCACGAAGTGGAAGAGAGAAAATGGTTACCGCCTCCGCAAGGAACTCTTCGCCTTCACTGACAACAAGGTGAGAACATGGTTTTTCATGCCCAAACTATTGGCAATAGCTGCGCGCCTGGAAGCACGGCTGATCGTCGACCAGATTGCCGTCCAGTTCTGGTACGAGTGGCATGACGAGTCGGGGCAGTGGTGGCGGACTTATGGCCTCGAGGACTGGACATTCGCCGAAAACGGCCTGATGGGCAAGAGACAAATGAGCGGAAACGATGTCAAGATCGAAGAGACGCAGAGGTGGTTCCGCGACGGCGTGGACGTGAATGAGGTTGTCATCAGCGAGGAGCATTGGTAG